A genome region from Anaerobacillus alkaliphilus includes the following:
- a CDS encoding manganese catalase family protein, whose product MFQRFDKLLIDLPKPEYADPNGASVVQELLGGKFGEMSTLNNYLYQSFNFRNKKKFKPFYDLVASITAEEIAHVELVSHTINIMLENTTFPGDPDIAPLQNAKDLRFHHHFIDTAQTAKPADSHGRPWTGDNVFNSGNLLLDLIHNFFLECGARTHKMRVYEMTEHPTARRMIGYLLVRGGVHVVAYAKAIQVMTGVDMTKMMPIPNLSNRAFETAREFEDAGIHTKLYTWSPSDFRDINKIWTGTHPEDGKPLEVIVGMPEGAPKPDYDDLPEEFAPGVSAEDYQEIVKRLMKSAGM is encoded by the coding sequence TTGTTTCAACGTTTTGATAAACTACTCATAGATCTTCCAAAGCCTGAATATGCAGATCCGAATGGAGCATCAGTTGTTCAGGAATTACTTGGTGGTAAGTTCGGTGAAATGTCTACGTTAAATAATTATTTGTATCAATCGTTTAACTTTCGTAATAAGAAAAAATTTAAGCCGTTTTATGATTTAGTGGCGAGTATTACTGCTGAAGAAATTGCTCATGTGGAGCTTGTTTCCCATACAATTAATATTATGTTAGAGAATACGACATTCCCTGGAGATCCAGATATAGCTCCGCTACAAAATGCCAAGGATTTGCGTTTTCACCATCATTTTATTGATACGGCCCAAACAGCGAAACCTGCAGATTCCCATGGAAGACCATGGACAGGGGACAATGTTTTTAACAGCGGTAATTTGTTGCTTGATTTAATCCATAACTTTTTCTTAGAATGTGGAGCAAGAACACATAAAATGAGAGTCTATGAAATGACCGAGCATCCTACCGCTCGAAGAATGATTGGTTACCTTCTCGTACGTGGAGGAGTTCATGTAGTTGCTTACGCAAAGGCTATTCAAGTAATGACAGGTGTTGATATGACAAAAATGATGCCAATCCCTAACTTGAGTAACCGAGCATTTGAAACAGCCAGAGAATTTGAAGATGCAGGGATCCATACGAAGCTATATACATGGAGTCCGTCTGACTTCCGTGACATTAATAAAATATGGACGGGAACGCATCCTGAGGACGGAAAGCCACTTGAAGTAATAGTTGGTATGCCAGAAGGAGCTCCTAAACCAGATTACGATGATCTGCCTGAAGAATTTGCACCTGGTGTCTCTGCTGAAGATTATCAGGAAATTGTGAAACGCTTGATGAAATCAGCAGGAATGTAA
- a CDS encoding ATP-binding protein yields MQLNLLIKQRNGLVMRVLWISYLLMTIFYLLIDPQITTVWPPVGFVICILCTILVKVDKYEEWIMYTIITAVIGYLSYLNWQYPYLVNYIFLLFGIIIASLYQSYKAILYSGVLTLISLVFFYLFNFEQIFSSIIKLDVIYFILFAVLLMIFFFYHVKFTRILWLKAQENEKMTKEQLSKTEEKLIQSEKLSMTGQLAAGIAHEIRNPLTVLSGFVQLLDKDEKNREIMLSEIERINLIVSELLILAKPKEINFHQVHLEETLNEVYVLFKSQFHQQEIQVNLCYSEDNFYILGNKNQLKQVFINIFKNAIEAIESEGFIDVSVKEVDRKIIATIFNNGPKIDDAILNDIGQPFITSKEKGTGLGLMISNKIVSDHGGELHIYNGERIGVTIEIALPVSLKIN; encoded by the coding sequence ATGCAATTGAATTTATTAATTAAACAACGAAATGGTCTTGTAATGAGAGTTTTGTGGATTTCTTATTTACTAATGACCATCTTTTATTTATTGATCGATCCGCAAATTACCACTGTATGGCCACCCGTAGGTTTTGTGATTTGTATTCTTTGTACAATTTTGGTGAAGGTGGACAAGTACGAAGAGTGGATTATGTACACGATTATTACGGCCGTTATCGGTTACTTATCCTACCTTAATTGGCAGTATCCATATTTGGTTAATTATATTTTCTTGCTATTTGGTATTATCATAGCTTCTTTATATCAAAGTTACAAAGCAATACTATATTCTGGTGTTCTTACTTTAATTTCTTTGGTATTTTTCTATCTTTTTAATTTTGAACAAATATTTTCTAGTATTATTAAATTGGATGTTATTTACTTTATTTTATTTGCGGTATTATTGATGATTTTCTTTTTTTACCATGTTAAGTTCACAAGAATTCTTTGGCTGAAGGCACAAGAGAATGAAAAAATGACGAAAGAACAATTGTCCAAAACGGAAGAAAAATTAATTCAGTCGGAAAAACTTTCAATGACAGGTCAATTAGCAGCAGGAATTGCTCATGAAATCCGTAATCCACTAACTGTGTTGTCAGGATTTGTCCAATTGCTAGATAAAGACGAGAAAAATAGAGAGATTATGCTATCGGAAATAGAAAGAATTAACTTGATTGTTAGTGAATTACTAATCTTAGCTAAGCCCAAGGAAATTAATTTTCATCAGGTTCATTTAGAAGAGACGCTTAATGAAGTTTATGTTTTATTTAAATCACAGTTCCATCAACAGGAGATTCAAGTTAACCTTTGTTATTCCGAGGATAATTTTTATATTTTGGGCAATAAAAATCAGTTGAAACAGGTGTTTATTAATATCTTTAAAAATGCAATTGAAGCCATAGAGTCTGAAGGATTTATTGATGTGAGTGTAAAAGAAGTGGATCGAAAAATTATAGCTACAATATTTAATAATGGCCCTAAAATAGATGATGCTATCTTGAATGATATTGGTCAACCCTTTATAACTTCAAAAGAGAAAGGTACTGGGCTTGGGCTAATGATTAGCAACAAGATTGTGTCTGACCACGGCGGAGAACTTCATATTTATAATGGGGAAAGAATTGGCGTTACTATAGAAATTGCTCTTCCAGTTTCATTGAAGATAAATTAG
- a CDS encoding GNAT family N-acetyltransferase, translated as MIMLKEVTKENWFDVILLRSGEDQENRIFERDIASNCLSLAQASIEKQWITRAVYVDEKLVGFAMYGFSDELKEYEVCRFMIDYNFQGNGYGKEGLKLVMEDMINRFQCERIVLTFHPENEKAKNLYEKIGFTDTGSTVSHFVDELVYSFETKKWTGLTEG; from the coding sequence ATGATCATGCTGAAAGAAGTAACAAAAGAAAATTGGTTTGACGTCATCTTACTTAGAAGTGGCGAGGACCAAGAAAATCGTATCTTTGAAAGAGATATTGCATCAAACTGTTTGTCGTTAGCCCAAGCAAGCATTGAGAAGCAGTGGATCACAAGAGCCGTTTACGTAGATGAGAAGTTAGTTGGTTTTGCTATGTATGGCTTTTCAGATGAATTAAAAGAATATGAGGTTTGTAGATTTATGATTGACTATAACTTTCAGGGGAATGGCTATGGAAAAGAAGGACTTAAGTTAGTCATGGAAGACATGATTAATCGCTTTCAATGTGAGAGGATTGTCTTAACGTTCCACCCTGAAAATGAAAAAGCAAAGAACTTGTATGAGAAAATAGGATTTACGGATACTGGTTCTACTGTAAGTCACTTTGTTGATGAATTAGTGTACTCATTTGAGACAAAAAAATGGACGGGATTAACAGAAGGCTAA
- a CDS encoding transposase, translating to MKLLLIIGSILVPLVMILLQLKWPLFRLLFHILALLSALIFGNISSTSIHEILIDETVFMTNIHGVFLNPVFLITGAYLGLYLIYIIALSTIYEIRHQK from the coding sequence ATGAAGCTACTTTTAATCATAGGAAGTATTTTAGTACCATTAGTAATGATTTTACTACAGCTTAAGTGGCCTTTATTTAGACTACTTTTTCATATTTTAGCACTACTATCAGCACTAATATTCGGCAATATATCCTCAACATCAATTCACGAGATACTTATCGATGAAACAGTGTTCATGACAAACATTCACGGTGTCTTTCTAAATCCAGTTTTTTTAATTACTGGGGCTTACCTAGGCTTATATTTGATCTATATAATTGCTTTAAGTACCATATATGAAATCAGGCACCAAAAATAA
- a CDS encoding S-layer homology domain-containing protein, translating into MKKKSIGAVSLSALLSLSLLAPSVGATSLYEPNHEEKVKIQVASVNVVSKTELIKRVKVLFPGKFDFLSNNDYHLHSGHRFPEDNEDIIRYSLSFSKEVGGKYIHGNFEFVGEELELNGFYYRPANEADALFPAKVSKDDAQKIADEFLKKLTKSSSNYKLTTNHYHYYRPNQTLTEPIRYDFSYEKFKDGVPISSQNVHITILGNGELIQFNGPYYQTHNFTYEDVKNAKSKETILKQIKDNFTVDLQYFIDFDYRTQEANVQLAYIPLQTVTGVHATSGKWMVHNSFIETLPAKKELKMLVDQPLKSKYTSFSLNDAKALAEKLLNVDDIEGVKLNIDAIDERTNHLGKEVISVNYMYHTGNSGTGTNFEVDKNTGAILQYHDLKEQLLRDLGKSKKPVKELSYDEALKLAVDYAKEYAPSYLHLFAYPTIEASSNQNGFTISFPRIHDGLVVANEGLNVGISHDGALNSFNVNLFEIDKWPSKEKIISEDTALKEYLKHLDIELRYLNNYWDTKSKEYNLVYTTKYHEDYQLIDALTGKWTSNYRNQEEAEKPVVTNHWAAEELNFMINAGIIKVKDVETFNPNASTTKGEALEVIMKSLTRFYDYYYDRGEQSSHTFENIQPDHELYQIVERAVNLGVLDNEKKQFAYDEPLTRQELAVWYVRALGLEEAAKHGNIYKVNFADAGKVSDENKGYVALANALGVLTTSNNRFNPEQEVTLGQLAVSNFRLARLVYNDNRLNRY; encoded by the coding sequence TTGAAGAAAAAGAGTATTGGAGCTGTGTCTCTATCAGCATTACTATCATTAAGTCTACTTGCCCCTAGTGTTGGTGCAACAAGTCTGTATGAGCCAAATCATGAGGAAAAGGTAAAAATTCAAGTTGCATCGGTGAATGTCGTTTCAAAAACAGAATTAATTAAACGAGTTAAAGTGCTTTTTCCAGGGAAGTTTGATTTTCTATCAAATAATGATTACCACTTACATTCAGGGCATCGTTTTCCAGAAGATAATGAGGATATCATTCGTTACAGCCTTAGCTTTTCGAAAGAGGTAGGTGGCAAGTACATTCATGGGAACTTTGAGTTTGTTGGTGAGGAACTTGAATTAAATGGTTTTTACTATCGCCCAGCCAACGAAGCAGATGCTCTATTCCCAGCAAAGGTATCCAAGGATGATGCACAAAAAATTGCTGATGAATTCCTGAAAAAGTTAACAAAGTCTAGTAGTAACTATAAACTGACGACTAACCATTATCATTATTACAGACCTAATCAGACGCTAACAGAGCCAATCCGCTATGACTTTTCGTATGAAAAATTTAAAGATGGTGTCCCTATCTCAAGTCAAAACGTTCATATTACGATCTTAGGAAATGGGGAACTAATTCAATTCAATGGACCTTACTATCAGACTCATAATTTCACTTATGAAGATGTAAAAAATGCAAAGTCAAAAGAAACGATCCTAAAGCAGATTAAAGACAATTTCACTGTAGACCTACAATATTTCATTGACTTTGACTACAGAACACAAGAAGCAAACGTTCAATTAGCATATATACCTCTTCAAACTGTTACAGGCGTTCACGCAACATCTGGGAAGTGGATGGTACATAACAGTTTTATTGAAACTCTACCAGCGAAAAAAGAGTTGAAAATGTTAGTAGACCAGCCTCTCAAATCAAAGTATACGTCGTTTTCACTAAACGATGCAAAAGCACTAGCTGAAAAACTCCTCAACGTTGATGACATTGAAGGGGTTAAGTTAAACATTGATGCCATTGATGAAAGAACAAACCACCTTGGCAAAGAAGTTATTTCTGTAAACTACATGTATCATACAGGGAATTCCGGAACTGGAACTAACTTTGAGGTTGACAAAAACACAGGAGCCATTCTTCAATACCACGACTTGAAAGAACAATTGCTTCGTGACCTTGGTAAGAGTAAAAAGCCTGTGAAAGAGCTTTCTTATGATGAAGCTTTAAAACTAGCTGTCGATTATGCGAAAGAATATGCTCCAAGCTACTTACACCTTTTTGCGTATCCAACAATTGAAGCTAGCTCTAACCAAAACGGCTTTACCATCTCATTCCCGAGAATTCATGACGGCTTAGTAGTTGCAAATGAAGGACTGAACGTTGGAATTAGCCATGATGGCGCATTAAATTCTTTTAACGTAAACCTTTTTGAAATTGACAAGTGGCCTTCGAAAGAAAAGATTATCTCTGAAGATACAGCACTAAAAGAGTACCTTAAGCATCTCGACATCGAATTAAGGTATTTGAATAACTACTGGGATACAAAAAGTAAAGAATACAACTTAGTTTACACGACTAAATATCACGAAGATTATCAATTGATTGATGCTCTTACAGGCAAGTGGACCAGTAATTACCGTAACCAAGAAGAAGCAGAAAAGCCTGTCGTTACAAACCATTGGGCAGCAGAAGAATTAAATTTTATGATTAATGCTGGGATTATTAAAGTAAAAGATGTAGAGACGTTTAACCCAAATGCATCTACAACAAAAGGGGAAGCCCTTGAGGTTATTATGAAATCACTCACTAGATTTTACGATTATTATTATGACAGAGGAGAACAATCCTCACATACTTTTGAAAACATTCAGCCAGATCACGAACTATATCAAATCGTAGAACGTGCTGTTAATCTAGGAGTACTAGATAACGAGAAAAAACAATTCGCTTACGATGAGCCTCTGACACGCCAAGAACTAGCCGTTTGGTATGTTCGTGCCCTTGGCTTAGAAGAAGCGGCGAAACACGGTAACATTTATAAAGTTAATTTTGCTGATGCTGGTAAAGTTTCTGACGAAAACAAAGGCTACGTTGCTTTAGCAAATGCGCTAGGGGTCTTAACTACTAGCAATAACAGATTTAACCCTGAGCAAGAAGTTACTCTTGGACAGTTAGCTGTATCTAACTTCCGTTTAGCCCGACTTGTATATAATGATAACCGTTTAAATCGCTATTAA
- a CDS encoding YuzF family protein → MSNYQNQHHYERNGTPELVTLVDPYVYQTLQTVMRRTVVVQTSEGSIRGVLVDVKPDHVVVDVSGSPFFIRTQCIVWVKPE, encoded by the coding sequence TTGAGTAATTATCAAAACCAGCATCATTATGAACGCAACGGGACGCCAGAATTGGTTACATTAGTTGATCCATATGTGTATCAAACACTACAAACGGTGATGCGAAGAACTGTTGTCGTTCAAACCTCAGAAGGAAGCATCCGAGGTGTCCTTGTTGATGTAAAGCCTGATCATGTTGTTGTAGATGTTTCGGGTTCACCATTTTTTATTAGAACTCAATGCATTGTTTGGGTAAAGCCAGAATAA
- a CDS encoding FAD-dependent oxidoreductase has translation MYDIIIIGAGPAGASAAIFTAKAGKKTLLIDNDKSMTKRAWVENHYGVTEITGPDLVETGKKQASKHGAEIIEGTVGTIEKADNGFKVEVENQIFEAGHVILATGVAVDLAEKIGVATKDGTEPRIKTVIAVDAEGKTNVEGIWAAGTVAGVSVHTIITAGDGAKVAINVISQLNGERYVDHDVLKA, from the coding sequence ATGTATGATATCATTATTATTGGAGCAGGTCCTGCCGGTGCCAGCGCTGCAATTTTTACAGCAAAAGCAGGGAAAAAGACTTTATTAATCGACAATGACAAAAGCATGACAAAAAGAGCATGGGTTGAAAACCACTATGGGGTAACAGAAATAACAGGTCCAGACCTTGTAGAAACAGGTAAGAAACAAGCAAGTAAACATGGTGCTGAAATTATTGAAGGCACTGTCGGAACAATTGAAAAAGCAGATAACGGTTTCAAAGTCGAAGTGGAAAACCAAATATTTGAAGCAGGTCATGTGATTTTAGCAACAGGTGTCGCTGTTGATTTAGCTGAAAAAATTGGTGTTGCTACAAAAGATGGTACAGAACCAAGAATTAAAACAGTAATTGCTGTTGATGCAGAAGGTAAAACGAATGTTGAAGGCATTTGGGCTGCAGGAACTGTCGCTGGAGTTAGCGTTCATACGATTATTACAGCTGGAGACGGTGCAAAGGTAGCTATTAACGTAATTAGCCAGTTAAACGGCGAAAGATATGTTGATCACGATGTTTTAAAGGCATAG
- a CDS encoding GNAT family N-acetyltransferase: protein MTVYLIKPAMEFRNEYLSFYEEWKESNETMIPWVISKDPSNFEEMLQFLANNEEGIGIPEGWVRDSTYWLVNESERVIGVVNIRHELTEHLLTRGGHIGYGIRPSERKKGYATVLLKQSLEKAKEIGIERALVVCDERNVGSLKTIVNNGGVPDSDFIEKDGNVIKRFWIDVN, encoded by the coding sequence ATGACTGTTTATCTAATCAAACCGGCAATGGAATTCAGGAACGAGTATCTATCTTTTTATGAAGAATGGAAGGAAAGTAATGAAACGATGATTCCTTGGGTGATCTCTAAAGACCCATCTAATTTTGAGGAGATGCTCCAATTCTTGGCTAATAATGAAGAAGGGATTGGAATTCCAGAGGGATGGGTACGCGACTCAACCTATTGGCTTGTGAACGAGTCTGAAAGAGTTATCGGTGTGGTTAATATAAGACACGAGTTAACGGAGCATTTATTAACTAGAGGTGGGCATATTGGGTACGGAATTCGTCCGTCTGAGCGAAAGAAAGGTTATGCAACGGTACTATTAAAGCAATCATTAGAGAAAGCAAAAGAGATCGGTATTGAAAGAGCTCTTGTTGTCTGTGATGAGAGGAATGTAGGTTCACTAAAGACGATTGTGAATAATGGTGGTGTTCCGGATAGCGATTTTATTGAAAAAGATGGAAATGTCATAAAGAGATTTTGGATTGATGTAAATTAG
- a CDS encoding aminoglycoside 6-adenylyltransferase codes for MGENIRNHTKRDQAIPEQRKKLINAIERDLLGDDNILAVFYGGSIGNGCTDLYSDIDLRIVVKDDMFEQYRLNKKERAKTWGNVLFFEDFPWTTYSIAHFDTFIKVDTFYYHIKGIQPSVWLQEIKIVKDSQGFVDQVVEKSRKLSYLPSLQDVDIWRTKFFSYVHEVYRRVQRGEIYYALQCIDNLRLSITTGWFMVAGIQPNTFGDWAKIEGSRSRLEGWQLSLLEGWYSKRDREDIFKVTKAIIPEFKKIHESLCEMVGLEMNDQWVDEIVGMTL; via the coding sequence ATGGGCGAAAATATCCGAAATCATACCAAGAGGGATCAAGCAATCCCAGAACAACGTAAAAAGCTAATAAATGCTATTGAACGAGACTTATTAGGTGACGACAATATTTTAGCAGTCTTTTACGGTGGCTCAATAGGAAATGGCTGTACTGATCTGTATTCTGATATCGACCTTCGCATTGTTGTGAAAGACGATATGTTTGAACAGTATCGGTTGAATAAAAAGGAACGAGCGAAGACATGGGGAAACGTATTGTTTTTTGAAGATTTTCCATGGACAACATATAGTATTGCGCATTTTGATACTTTCATTAAGGTTGATACATTTTACTACCATATCAAGGGTATTCAGCCATCGGTTTGGCTTCAAGAAATAAAAATTGTTAAAGACTCGCAAGGATTTGTAGACCAAGTGGTAGAGAAGTCAAGGAAACTATCTTATTTGCCATCGCTTCAGGATGTTGACATCTGGCGCACGAAATTTTTTTCCTATGTTCATGAGGTTTATCGCAGAGTACAAAGAGGGGAAATCTATTATGCTCTTCAATGTATTGATAACTTACGCTTGTCTATTACCACTGGTTGGTTTATGGTAGCAGGAATTCAACCAAACACATTTGGAGATTGGGCAAAGATAGAAGGAAGCCGAAGTAGATTAGAAGGTTGGCAATTATCACTCCTCGAAGGTTGGTATAGTAAAAGAGATCGGGAAGACATTTTTAAGGTGACAAAGGCCATCATACCTGAATTTAAGAAAATACATGAGAGTTTATGTGAAATGGTTGGTTTAGAAATGAACGACCAGTGGGTAGATGAAATTGTAGGTATGACTCTATAG
- a CDS encoding trimeric intracellular cation channel family protein → MEWEILTIIGTIAFALSGVIVAMEEDYDLMGVYILGLVTAFGGGAIRNLLIGVPVSALWDQGHLFTVAIVVMTVAFFFPKLWVAQWFKWGLIFDALGLAAFAIQGALYATQMGHPISAVIVAAALTGAGGGMVRDVLAGRKPLFLRNEIYIAWAMLAGLAIGVEAVSGPISIWILFVSIVVLRMLSVYLKWQLPHRRLN, encoded by the coding sequence ATGGAGTGGGAAATATTAACGATTATTGGAACGATTGCGTTTGCACTAAGTGGTGTGATTGTTGCAATGGAAGAAGACTATGATTTAATGGGGGTTTATATATTAGGGCTAGTCACTGCCTTTGGTGGAGGAGCAATTCGGAACTTACTAATTGGTGTACCTGTCTCCGCATTATGGGATCAAGGACATCTTTTTACAGTAGCTATAGTTGTGATGACGGTTGCTTTTTTCTTTCCGAAATTATGGGTGGCTCAGTGGTTCAAATGGGGATTAATTTTCGATGCGTTAGGCTTAGCTGCCTTTGCGATACAAGGTGCTCTTTATGCAACACAGATGGGCCATCCAATTAGTGCAGTAATTGTAGCAGCAGCGTTAACTGGTGCTGGTGGCGGTATGGTTCGTGACGTTCTAGCTGGAAGAAAACCACTGTTTTTGCGAAATGAAATCTATATTGCTTGGGCGATGTTAGCAGGACTAGCGATTGGAGTAGAAGCAGTTTCAGGTCCTATTAGTATCTGGATATTATTTGTTAGTATCGTAGTACTTAGAATGCTATCAGTCTACTTAAAGTGGCAGTTACCACATCGGAGGTTAAATTAG
- a CDS encoding SOS response-associated peptidase encodes MCGRFTLTAEEEEIKERFNVELSLTGYEKRYNISPSQQVLAIINDGMKNRAGYLKWGLVPAWAKDPSIGHKLINARGETLAEKPSFKQSFSKRRCLIVANGFYEWKRDGKGKIPMYITFKDKRLFAFAGLWETFQNGCSPLHTCTVITTTPNELVQEVHDRMPVILPREKEQLWLDRSLSDVSELQKFLQPFPEEEMLTYQVSSLVNSPKNEGSDLLTVDEPPRLF; translated from the coding sequence ATGTGCGGTAGATTTACTTTAACGGCAGAGGAAGAAGAGATTAAAGAACGATTTAACGTAGAGTTGTCTCTTACTGGTTATGAAAAACGTTATAATATTTCACCAAGTCAGCAGGTGCTGGCGATTATTAATGACGGAATGAAAAATCGTGCTGGCTACTTAAAGTGGGGACTCGTACCTGCATGGGCGAAAGATCCTAGTATCGGGCACAAGTTAATCAATGCGCGCGGGGAAACATTGGCTGAAAAACCAAGCTTTAAACAATCTTTTAGCAAGCGTCGCTGCTTAATTGTTGCCAATGGATTTTACGAGTGGAAGCGAGATGGCAAAGGGAAAATCCCAATGTACATTACCTTTAAAGATAAACGCCTATTTGCATTTGCTGGCCTTTGGGAAACGTTCCAAAATGGGTGCTCGCCCTTACATACCTGTACGGTTATCACGACAACACCTAATGAACTTGTTCAAGAAGTCCACGATCGGATGCCGGTCATTTTGCCAAGGGAGAAGGAACAGCTGTGGCTTGATCGATCTCTTAGTGATGTAAGTGAATTACAAAAGTTTTTACAACCGTTTCCAGAAGAGGAGATGTTGACGTACCAAGTTTCAAGCTTAGTGAATTCACCGAAAAATGAAGGGTCTGATCTACTAACGGTTGATGAGCCACCAAGGCTATTTTAG
- a CDS encoding aminotransferase class V-fold PLP-dependent enzyme: MSKLERYFKQYRKHIVGLNEAYLTAYGKKKLLYADWVASGRLYKPIETKLVNTIGPFVANTHTDSNVTGAAMTAAYTYAHDLIKKHVNAGENSDVIITYGFGMTGVVNKLQRMLGLRIPEKYKERIYIKPENRPVVLITHMEHHSNHTSWLETIADVVVVEPDQNNLVSLVNLRNELEKYKHRNYIIGAFTACSNVTGIETPYHAMAKIIHEYGGVCFVDFACSAPYVDINMRPKDKMEQLDAIFFSPHKFLGGPGSSGVLIFNRDLYKNKVPDHPGGGTVQWTNPWGGRSYFLDIEKREDGGTPGFLQTIKTALCIGLKEQMGTKQMKQREQELLKIAFDGLGEIDGLHILEKNIRRRLGVISFYMDGIHYNLITKLLCDRYGIQVRGGCACAGTYGHYLLGITPEQSKQITTKIDQGDLSVKPGWVRLSLHPTMTNAELLYIINAIKQIVENKDVWSQDYLYNAKNNEYYHKTFNGGLDVKEWFSN; encoded by the coding sequence ATGTCAAAATTAGAACGATATTTTAAACAATATAGAAAACACATTGTTGGATTAAATGAAGCTTATTTAACCGCTTATGGGAAAAAGAAGCTATTATATGCTGACTGGGTAGCAAGTGGGCGTTTATATAAACCAATAGAAACTAAGTTAGTTAATACAATTGGTCCGTTTGTTGCGAATACACACACGGACTCGAATGTAACAGGAGCGGCGATGACAGCAGCGTACACGTATGCTCATGATTTAATCAAAAAGCACGTGAATGCCGGAGAAAATAGTGACGTAATTATTACGTATGGGTTTGGAATGACAGGCGTAGTAAATAAATTACAACGGATGCTAGGTTTGAGAATACCAGAAAAATATAAAGAAAGAATTTATATAAAACCTGAAAATCGACCTGTGGTATTAATAACGCATATGGAGCATCATTCCAATCATACATCGTGGTTAGAGACCATTGCTGATGTCGTTGTGGTAGAACCAGATCAAAATAATCTGGTTAGTCTAGTAAATCTTCGGAATGAACTAGAAAAGTATAAACACCGTAACTATATTATTGGAGCATTTACTGCATGTTCAAATGTTACTGGGATTGAGACACCATATCATGCAATGGCAAAAATAATTCATGAATATGGTGGGGTCTGCTTTGTGGATTTTGCATGCTCTGCCCCTTATGTTGACATTAATATGAGACCAAAAGATAAGATGGAGCAACTAGATGCAATTTTCTTTTCGCCTCATAAGTTTTTAGGTGGTCCTGGGTCCAGTGGAGTTTTAATTTTTAATAGAGATCTTTATAAAAATAAGGTGCCAGATCATCCAGGTGGTGGTACTGTACAGTGGACAAATCCATGGGGGGGAAGAAGTTATTTCCTCGATATTGAAAAAAGGGAAGATGGCGGAACTCCAGGATTTTTGCAGACGATTAAAACAGCACTATGTATTGGCTTAAAAGAACAGATGGGTACAAAACAAATGAAACAACGTGAACAAGAGCTGTTAAAGATAGCATTTGACGGACTCGGGGAAATTGATGGGTTACACATTTTAGAAAAAAATATCAGAAGACGCTTAGGTGTCATTTCGTTTTATATGGATGGCATTCACTATAATTTAATTACAAAATTGCTATGCGACCGGTACGGAATTCAAGTTCGAGGGGGATGTGCTTGCGCCGGTACCTACGGTCATTATTTACTCGGGATTACCCCGGAGCAATCCAAGCAGATTACGACTAAAATTGATCAAGGAGATTTATCTGTAAAACCCGGTTGGGTAAGGCTTTCCTTGCACCCAACAATGACAAATGCCGAGTTATTATATATTATTAATGCGATTAAGCAGATTGTAGAAAACAAAGACGTGTGGAGTCAGGATTATCTCTATAATGCTAAGAATAATGAATATTATCATAAGACATTTAATGGTGGATTAGATGTTAAAGAGTGGTTTTCTAACTAA